A window of Cryptomeria japonica chromosome 3, Sugi_1.0, whole genome shotgun sequence contains these coding sequences:
- the LOC131068603 gene encoding uncharacterized protein LOC131068603 — MKLADGYPTIRSNGQWLKRVFSFYNQVAETHFASNTIVLRRLVKFRVALCNMVINTNWVVWKQSSTERAKKTRERILIEKWWDLVTYLLSITEPIMSVIRYTDMDRPCIGEIYDGIDSMLEKIKVTIKGKENDPQEKFFKELEAIVVERWNKMTTPLHLLAYALTPKYYSNQFLDKPRRIPPWRDLEVSDGYKAAFLRLYLDDDLRDVVTSEFIEFANGNGLSVDALRHRSKKDAHSWWYFHGTCFQHLQPLAINFLSQVASSSASERNWSTYSFIHSVKRNRLLSKRAKNLVYVHSNVRLLSHKQHDYTQGEMKMWVIEPEHTDLDAPASQLLALTLDDSDIEPTYSASASGIVSSNVSVNEEEEEDELDDPSDD; from the exons GTTGCTGAGACccattttgcatcaaacacaattgtcttaagacgacttgtgaaatttagagtggcactatgcaatatggtgatcaacacCAATTGGGTTGTATGGAAGCAGAGTAGCACTGAGAGGGCAAAAAAAACTAGGGAGAGAATATTGattgagaaatggtgggatcttgttacatatctcctaagtattactgagcccatcatgagcgtgattcgctatacagacatggataggccttgcataggtgagatttatgatggcattgactcaatgcttgaaaaaataaaggtcactataaaaGGAAAAGAGAATGACCCCcaagagaaattcttcaaagaactggaagcaattgttgtagaaaggtggaataagatgaccactcctttgcatcttcttgcctatgccttgacacctaagtactatagcaatcagtttcttgataaaccaagaaggattccaccatggagagatctagaagtatctgatgggtacaaggcagcatttcttagactatatcttgatgatgatttgcgagatgttgttacaagtgagttcatagaattcgcaaatgggaatggtctaagtgttgatgcacttcgtcatagatccaagaaggatgctcatagttggtggtacttccatggcacatgcttccaacacctacaacccctcgctataaattttttatcacaa gttgctagttcatctgcttcagaaagaaattggagcacatactctttcatccactcagtaaagcgcaataggttgctatcaaaaagagcgaagaatttagtatatgtgcattccaatgtacgtcttctttcacacaaacaacatgactacacacaaggggaaatgAAGATGTGGgttatagagccagagcatactgatttggatgctcccgcttctcagcttcttgcattgacacttgatgactcggatatcgagccaacttatagtgcaagtgcaagtggcattgtcTCATCTAATGTCAgtgtcaatgaggaggaggaggaggatgaattagatgatccatctgatgattaa